A window of Gossypium hirsutum isolate 1008001.06 chromosome D13, Gossypium_hirsutum_v2.1, whole genome shotgun sequence genomic DNA:
TAAGCAACCCCATAACTAGGATGATTGCTCCTGCAACGAAACCGGCTGGCAGTGACGAAGCAACACCGAGATACGGCAATGGTAATGTGAAGATGTAAACCGAAATCGGCACTGCAATGTAGGGTTGTGCAATAGATATTCAATCATACAAACCAACAGTAGATGTGTTATATACTGAAGACAATGCAAAGCTTCAGGTTCAAATCTTGTGATTATATTGAAGACGTGGACAGTTTGGACATAGATAGTTGCCTGCAACTAAGGGAACTGATATCTCGAAAAAAGGATGACCGAGGAAAATGAAAACTTACCTGAAAAAGTGGATGCAAGTGAGGAAACAACAGCAGAAGATATCTTGAGAAGATGTAGCAATGCTATGTTGAAACCCATGTTCACGATAATGAACAGCAAAGGTAGTAGCGGCGCACCATCACATCCTGCGGTGAGAGGAATTTTAAAGTAAAATCAATCACTTCTTCCTCCATTGAAGACATAAAACCAGTCACAGCACAAGGCTTGTGTTGAAACAGAATGGTAATATCTATGGATTCAAGCCCTCTACTGGTGCAAGAATCTCGTAAAAATATGACCCTCAAAAGTCTCTCTAAATAAATGGAACTTTAGAAAAAGTTGAACATATTTGTGTCGAATCTGATACTCATACTCGAGTCCAAATAGGATATTAGATAATGAAATATTTGTGGCTTACCACTTGAAAGAGTACCACCCATGTTCAAGAAACAAGCTGCACCATCTTTAAGATAGTTTGGAAGCTGACTAAATGGAATACCCCAAAGTTTTGATAAAAAGGGTAGGAGTAGGCAAATGAATAAGGCCTGCACTAAGCATGGTACAATCACACTTTAACATCCACCAAAGATCCATAATAAAAAGACCGCTTAAAAAGACTGTAAATAAATGGGATCATATAATTTTTGACCCTTGAGCTTGGCAATTAGGTCCATTTTGATCTTAGAACTTGGCAACTCAATTTATTTTGGTCCCTAAACTTTGATTTTGTCAAAGATTTGATGATGTGACCGGTGTTAATGGAACAAAATGAGATCAGACGATTTGAGAACTGATTGATATAACAGTCCGAATAAAGGGGTTGAACCAATTGACTTGGAAATTGCttgaaattgttatatttttcaaGTTCAGGGACCAAAATGTACCTAATTGTTAAACCCTAAATAAATACTTAACACTGTTGTAACGCAGTACTTAATACTTACTTGAAATGCAGATCCATAGGAATTTACAACAAATAGATCCACTGAACCACCCTGCaaaaaatgcaagaaaatgagcCTTTTATGTTCGGTTTTATCAACAGGATTACAGGGAGCTTTTGAAAGGTAAAACATCGTACTTTTAATCGCTTTTCGGCATCCAAAAAGATTACTTCCtgcaaatgattaaaatatagTGAGTTACATTAACTTGCACATGATTAGCTAAGATTTCACTGAGAAATTCAACAACCTTCCGCACAGTATCAGTTGCTTGCAACAAAAAAGAAACTATCATCATTAGACTCCAAAATATGCCAGCTTCCTTCAATGAATGACCAGAGCTGGATCCACTGCAGAAGTAAATGTAGGCAGTAAAAATGTCTCAGTGTAATGCATAAGAGCGATCTTTACAAGACATTATAAAAAGGTAGCAACTGTGTTTCAAATCACCATTATTGAGGCTCCTTAGAATGGGCAGCCAGGGCAGTTCCTACCAGACAGGTTGCCCCACCGAAATGGAGATTGATATTTGAAAAAATCTAATTAATGTCAGCAACTATAATGCATATTTGCCCAAATGTGTAAAATTTCACTGCTTTCATAAGACTTCAATTAACTtcatggtaaaagtaccatagaggcgCTTATACTAGAAATCGGATTGCATTTTTCTCCTCTAttcaaaaaatggacaaattagtccctgtgggttagatcaaagagcaaaccggTCCtcctattaaaattttcatccatttctactgttaaaaacttaTCCATGTACGTCAACATGAAGTACAAGTGGCACACGATGTGTCATTATCTTGTTATTCTGTCAATCACACTAgcttttaacagtaaaaatagatgaaatttttaacaaaaatgattaATTGGCTCTTTGATCCAACGTATAAGGACCAATTGGTCCATTTTTTTGAGTAAAAGGGACAAAATACACTGACTCCTAACACAGGagtctccatggtacttttacctaacTTCACTAAAACTGGCAAATTATCAAGTATTGAGAATTCAGAGGAAACATGTAGAAACTACACCAGCAAAATTCATGGATGTGTGAAACCAAGATTACAATTAGAAACAGTTGTAAGCTACCTTGCTACAGTTATGACAACACCAACAGTTACAAGAAAGCATCCAAGTAATTGATTTACTCTATATCTCCTCCCAAGAAAAATAGTAGACAGGAGAATTTGCCACACAAGAAATGTCTGCAGAAAGTCATAGACCAAAGTAAACTATTCAGTTCTTTGCATAAGAATTTTTAGTTTCACAAACTCTAAATGCAAAATGAAACTTATCAGATGAAGATAAAATGAAGAATTTCAAGTTAGGAAAAGCTACCGGCAGAATCTTTTAGCTTCTTTACATGTACAAGTCCACTTAGatgttttaaagattttttttactattatttctcCCAAAAATCATTTGGTTTACAATCTCTCAGAATTGTTCTGCTTTTTTACATGTAATAAATCTACTTGGTTGGTTTGagattattttagttattattctCTCAAATAGCTTTTGGTTTACTATATTCCTTCTGTCATTAAGGCATAGAGGTAGAGAGACAATCAACCTTCAAATCAAAGAACTTTTTGCTTTAGTAGTTCATACTTGAAAGCAACATTTATGACACACAATAAAAGCAGTAAATGACCTTTTAGGGTACCCAAAGGACAGTCTCACATTCTAAGCACCCCAACATCTGAATATAAGCAGTAAATGTTCCTTACCTGAGACAGAATTGGAATAGATGCCCCAGATAGAATTgctgaacaaaaaaaaatgtatgtTATAAGACAATAACCAAAAGCTTAGTTAAATTCTATTTACTCCCAGCAAATT
This region includes:
- the LOC107945075 gene encoding protein CLT1, chloroplastic; the encoded protein is MTSYYRRLTVGPTVLNIPVQPPTKSKLPVFPPRRPYNNIIQSSFGITLRSRKCWRVEATVRSAGRSEGGDGAKKVGPGPGQGPGPCSYSVEDRTVEVGSKRDRTVEVAVAVAVTVVLGVGNRVLYKLALVPLKHYPFFLAQLATFGYVLVYFSVMYLRYHAGIVTHEMLSMPKAPYLVIGLLEALAAATGMAAGAILSGASIPILSQTFLVWQILLSTIFLGRRYRVNQLLGCFLVTVGVVITVASGSSSGHSLKEAGIFWSLMMIVSFLLQATDTVRKEVIFLDAEKRLKGGSVDLFVVNSYGSAFQALFICLLLPFLSKLWGIPFSQLPNYLKDGAACFLNMGGTLSSGCDGAPLLPLLFIIVNMGFNIALLHLLKISSAVVSSLASTFSVPISVYIFTLPLPYLGVASSLPAGFVAGAIILVMGLLIYAWSPSDPSSAIPSPSS